The DNA region GGCCTTGATTGTGGAGCTTTTGCTGGCCCACAGAGCCAACCCAGAACGATCCGAATCATCTGTGTTCGGACCGATTCATTACGCAGCTAGAGCGGGACACGTGGAGGTTCTAAGGCTTCTCCTTCTCAAAGGTGCCAAGGTGGACGCACTCACAAGAGATGGCAACACGGCGTTACATCTCGCCGTGGAAGAGCGAAGAAGGGATTGCGCTAGGCTCCTTCTGGCAAACGGCGCGAGAACGGACGTTAGAAACACGCGGGAAGGTGACACTCCTTTGCACATGGCAGCATCAACCGGTGACGATCACATGGTAAAGCTCTTACTGCAAAAAGGCGCGAACAAAGACGTGAGAAATCTACAGGGCAAGACCGCGTATGACATGGCAGCCGAGAACGGACACGCGCGTCTCTTCGACGCGCTTCGGTTGGGTGATAACTTGTGCGTGGCAGCGAGAAAAGGCGAGGTTAGAACAATCCAGAAGCTTCTAGAAAGTGGCGCATCGATCAATGGAAGAGATCAACACGGATGGACAGCACTTCACAGAGCATCGTTTAAAGGGAGAATGGATGCGGTTCGTGTTTTGGTGGAAAAAGGGATCGATGTTGATGCGAAGGACGAAGACGGTTACACTGCGTTGCATTGCGCTGCTGAGTCGGGTCATGCTGACGTCACGGAGTTTCTGGTGAAGAAAGGCGCTGACGTGGAAGGAAGAACCAGCAAAGGTGTAACTGCTCTGCAAATAGCGGAGTCGTTACACTATGTAGGGATCACAAGGATTCTTGTTAATGGAGGCGCTACGAGAGATAACAATTTGAATCAGATAGCAGCGCCTGCTGTAATTCCTTTTGGGAAAAACATGGAAGATGGAagtttgatgatgaagaagaaaaagatctcTAGGAGCAGAGTGGTACGgggtaataataataactttgATCGTTCTTCAACGCCTTTGGCTGTGCTCTAATTAAACTCTAAAGCTAGCTAGCTATAGCTATAAGCTCGTTTTGAAATTGATTATAACGAGAAGAATTATTATTGGAGATGATTTGAGGCTTTTGGCTGGTGTAATTCTTAAGTTGTTGAATGGGAACTGTAGATTTGTCAACAATGTTGTTTATGATGTTAATTGGTTTTCATACTCGAGAACATTTTTGCATTCGGAGTTTGGACCATCCATTCGTATACAATGGCATAGGTATCAAACATTGATGTTAATATTGCCAAATGTTGAGTTGGAAaacttatatttaattaaaatgagagtcaaatattattaaaatattaattaaaaaattattaaactattattttttttaatggtttgTTTAGTGTGTGTAttagtgtgcaagaaataaatttAGGTTTTTATTGGGCTAAAATTACATAAGCCCAATATTGATCATTGAAAAAGGCTTAACCTTggataagataatttaaaaaattaatggcTGAACATTCAAATTAAAGAACAAGTCCAAATCATAAGTCCACTTTGATAAACCAAAAGAATGATGAACTTGGGCCAAAGTCTCCTAGCATGCTTCGGTTATCCACTTTTTTGTGTAatggaatttaaaatttaatttggttaATTGCATGCATAAGTAACCGaaacttaaaattaaattgagtttATTATGCATTGAAAGTattgtttcttctctctcatctttcttGTCTTTTGGTCACATCCATCAAGAAAGAAAGGTGAAGAAGTTATCAGAAGCCTataaaagcaaaaagctatgaaaaaagatctgaagaaaaataaaaataagatttttgtcATTGAAGGCATGATTTGAAGAAAAGTTTCAAGAATTTACTTACCAAGACAAGGAAGAATCTGCCTCGGTGAAGAAGCAAATATGAGGTGCAaagttcattttcatttttgttcaTCAAAAAAAGAAGATAGCCGCTGAACTACAcgtaggaagaagcaaaaataaaaGGTAAGAAGCTGTCATGGGTCATAAGCTTTTCAAAGATCCGAATCCTTTCTTGGAGGCAAAGTCAAGATCAAGGGTTCAGATTGAATGAGTTTGATAAAAAGGGTTGAGAGAGATACATGCATGTTGATTTTGGttttttcctctctcttctctttatcCAAACTGTTGCTGCTTTTGGTTGGAGAAGAAGTTATTTGGTTGAACcgatttcaaccttggaagcttctccttttatattaagggtgaacggcTAAGGGTTGAGATCAATGAGAGATAGTGAAAGCATAGAGTTCTCTTAGCTATCCAAAGCTAATAGAGTTTTTCTCCTCCAatgttgtttattttgttttcttttttctagtATTGTCTATCATGGTGAAAAATACAAACattgtgaggtttgtaagaaaaagccaatgagagaAAAAAGTTCAGTGATCAATATTAGAGAAAAAGCCAAAGATGTctcagagtttctttgtacatTTTTTTGTTGTGAGTCATGATTCTGTGGGGattcccttacaagttgggttagcactttgcggttGAAAGCTAGGTTTTTAGTCctagtcaaattcagattgggtGTCAAATTTGTCCTTGATACGAATGGATAGTTCTTAAGgagaaattggtgtttgtaatgttGTGAAAACATAGTGAAATTTCATCGTTGTTGTGATGAAGACAGGATGTAGGCCACATTGCATTTAGTGGCCGAATCAGGATATATCTggtgttaattttttttccttactcttttctctgtttctgtttatcaagagacaaaaattaaaatatcttttaactCAGTACAAGACAAAACAACAATGTCTCCTAATTCGACACGAGACAAAAAGCACAAATATCTCATAAAGTTtattgaaaaattagaaattaagaTCCAATAAAAAAAGGTGCTAAGATTCAACTCTCATTCTATCACCAAAAATCAAGAAGCTTTGTGGATAATGATATCGTATGTTGCATTCTCTTATTCTATTAGAAatttattaataatgataattagtttgttatttatttattattaaataaacaaaaatattatttatattttatatttta from Arachis hypogaea cultivar Tifrunner chromosome 10, arahy.Tifrunner.gnm2.J5K5, whole genome shotgun sequence includes:
- the LOC112716845 gene encoding protein VAPYRIN-like — protein: MDRLIRLDPSNIVPIRVEPGQKCQGRITLRNVMYTMPVAFRLQPLIRTRYAVKPQTGVISPLGTVTVEIFYYLPPGSNLPHSFPHTDDSFLLHSVVVPGATIKEPSSMYDAVPTDWFTTKKKQVFVDSGIKIMFVGSQILAQLVSDGSMDEIREVLEKSDPSWKPVDSVDSQGQSLLHLTISQRRADLVQLLLEFEPDIEASSRSGSTPLEAASSSGEALIVELLLAHRANPERSESSVFGPIHYAARAGHVEVLRLLLLKGAKVDALTRDGNTALHLAVEERRRDCARLLLANGARTDVRNTREGDTPLHMAASTGDDHMVKLLLQKGANKDVRNLQGKTAYDMAAENGHARLFDALRLGDNLCVAARKGEVRTIQKLLESGASINGRDQHGWTALHRASFKGRMDAVRVLVEKGIDVDAKDEDGYTALHCAAESGHADVTEFLVKKGADVEGRTSKGVTALQIAESLHYVGITRILVNGGATRDNNLNQIAAPAVIPFGKNMEDGSLMMKKKKISRSRVVRGNNNNFDRSSTPLAVL